One Nocardia iowensis DNA window includes the following coding sequences:
- a CDS encoding RNA-binding S4 domain-containing protein: MRASGNKSTATQARVDSWTWAVRLFKTRSAAAEACRGGHVRVNGAAAKPAQPVKPGDEVRIRLSGVERIVIVEQIITKRVSAPIAAQCLIDRSPPPPSREILATMPRRDRGSGRPTKRERRETDRLLGRTDE, encoded by the coding sequence ATCCGCGCAAGCGGAAACAAAAGTACTGCGACGCAGGCCCGAGTCGATTCATGGACTTGGGCCGTGCGCCTGTTCAAAACGAGATCCGCTGCCGCCGAGGCATGCCGAGGTGGACACGTCCGCGTCAACGGTGCCGCGGCCAAACCCGCCCAGCCGGTCAAGCCCGGTGACGAGGTGCGTATCCGCCTCAGCGGCGTCGAACGCATCGTGATCGTCGAGCAGATCATCACAAAGCGCGTCAGCGCCCCCATAGCCGCGCAATGCCTGATCGACCGCAGCCCGCCGCCACCCTCCCGCGAAATCCTCGCCACCATGCCGCGACGTGACCGCGGGTCGGGACGACCCACCAAACGCGAACGGCGCGAAACCGATCGGCTCCTCGGCCGCACCGACGAGTGA
- a CDS encoding fatty acyl-AMP ligase translates to MTPTIIRNSLAVRVAEWAASRPDTVAYTELRYRMHERRPVAVTYARLHAAAGELAARLRTASAPGDRVAILCAHGLDYAVAFLACLYCNRIAVPLFPAAGSRNRERLLAAIADARPALALLSHSDSTSESVLGPLLGQALRLPADVTAPEGDSAEPVVDPIRAELAYLQYTSGSTQSPAGVRVTHANLTTALEQLRHALQPAPDKPILTWLPFFHDMGLILGMSLPLYCGVPGLTMAPAEFVKRPIRWLRAVSDYRAGITGGPNFGLALAVSATTPEERAGLDLSGLDMLLNGSEPVRADVLTEFTEAFAEYGFRHRAHTPGFGLAEATLSVTVCDWREEPVAHRFDRAALADGRAIPLDDGTEPLIGAPLVGCGAPAGQDVRIVDPVGCVELPTGRVGEIWVAGDNVCDGYYGRPDATAAAFHATMPGSDAHWLRTGDLGFWFDNQLYIAGRRKDVIVVDGRNHYPADIEATVEACAPEVRPGHVTAFGHDDGRREELVVVAELVTVEAVEPAELSVLARRIRTAVAAAHEVLPGAVMLVEPGRIPKTTSGKLRRGECRARYIAGHLDPVAMI, encoded by the coding sequence GTGACACCGACCATAATTCGCAACAGTCTCGCCGTACGGGTCGCCGAGTGGGCCGCGTCCCGACCGGATACGGTCGCCTACACCGAACTCCGTTATCGAATGCACGAACGGCGTCCCGTCGCCGTGACGTACGCGCGTTTACACGCCGCCGCAGGCGAACTCGCGGCGCGACTTCGGACCGCGAGCGCACCGGGTGACCGGGTCGCCATCCTCTGCGCGCACGGACTCGACTATGCCGTCGCGTTTCTTGCCTGCCTGTACTGCAATCGCATTGCGGTGCCGCTGTTTCCGGCAGCGGGTTCGCGCAACAGAGAACGGCTGCTGGCTGCCATCGCCGACGCGCGGCCCGCCCTCGCCCTGCTGTCGCACAGTGACTCGACCAGCGAGTCGGTGCTCGGACCACTGCTCGGTCAGGCTTTGCGGCTCCCGGCGGATGTGACTGCGCCGGAAGGTGATTCGGCCGAACCGGTCGTCGATCCGATCCGTGCCGAGCTCGCCTACTTGCAGTACACCTCAGGGTCGACCCAGTCACCCGCGGGCGTCCGGGTCACTCACGCGAACCTGACAACGGCGCTGGAACAACTGCGGCACGCGCTGCAGCCAGCGCCGGACAAGCCCATCCTGACCTGGCTGCCGTTCTTCCACGACATGGGCCTCATCCTCGGCATGTCCCTGCCGCTCTACTGCGGCGTGCCCGGCTTGACCATGGCCCCCGCCGAATTCGTGAAGCGGCCCATCCGGTGGCTGCGTGCCGTGAGCGACTACCGTGCCGGGATCACCGGCGGGCCCAATTTCGGTCTGGCCCTCGCTGTTTCGGCGACGACGCCGGAAGAACGGGCTGGTCTCGACCTGTCCGGGCTCGACATGCTGCTCAATGGCTCCGAGCCGGTCCGCGCCGACGTGCTCACCGAATTCACCGAGGCCTTCGCCGAATACGGATTCCGGCATCGCGCGCATACACCGGGTTTCGGCCTGGCCGAGGCGACGCTCAGCGTCACGGTCTGCGATTGGCGCGAAGAGCCGGTGGCGCACCGCTTCGACCGCGCCGCGCTGGCCGACGGGCGGGCGATTCCGCTGGACGACGGGACCGAACCGCTCATCGGCGCGCCGCTCGTCGGTTGCGGCGCGCCCGCCGGGCAGGACGTGCGCATCGTCGACCCGGTCGGCTGCGTCGAGTTGCCCACCGGCCGGGTCGGCGAGATCTGGGTGGCGGGTGACAATGTGTGCGACGGCTACTACGGCAGGCCGGACGCCACCGCCGCGGCCTTCCACGCCACCATGCCCGGCAGCGACGCCCACTGGCTGCGCACCGGCGACCTCGGCTTCTGGTTCGACAATCAGCTCTACATCGCGGGACGCCGCAAGGACGTCATCGTGGTCGACGGCCGCAATCACTATCCGGCCGATATCGAGGCGACGGTCGAAGCCTGCGCCCCCGAGGTGCGACCCGGGCACGTGACGGCCTTCGGGCACGACGACGGACGTCGCGAAGAACTGGTGGTGGTCGCGGAGTTGGTCACCGTCGAGGCCGTCGAACCGGCCGAGCTGTCGGTGCTTGCCCGCCGGATCCGCACCGCCGTCGCGGCCGCACACGAGGTGCTGCCCGGCGCGGTGATGCTGGTCGAGCCCGGCCGGATTCCCAAGACCACCAGCGGCAAGCTGCGCCGCGGTGAATGCCGGGCCCGCTATATCGCGGGTCATCTCGACCCCGTCGCAATGATCTGA